From a single Paramormyrops kingsleyae isolate MSU_618 chromosome 14, PKINGS_0.4, whole genome shotgun sequence genomic region:
- the bahd1 gene encoding bromo adjacent homology domain-containing 1 protein, with translation MTHARQKDSLSQYQSEARDQVGGGPHGETMGGAWPECPVRGSRTKQGVAKRGGAKDVKDQSVDKDRKLYPLRGRMGMPEVGTRNCHVLLTRLESGGTVQSDEEQEVGHMTPPGSVEERGCRPGQRRMGHQGCGKSSGRAPAPESKAKAEESDHSPPPPEPRKRRVASLNAEAVNSLLLEDPQQAARNAKKQQQQQQGQRHSGESGAPSEPARDEGAPRKGQDGHRGPQKAERSGSPKPAKKARVDGDGLAGLSLDEPAPRRLAGLNAAALLKLTSTSAGGKRRLKADCREACRGTRGKPLHPKSRKQRPRPHVHPQPALPGGGCALCSREVLQPEAEWAGTTVAGGFPKPGYQCRTVLGYPMKAVKEEQTETEVIPYYCCTQEKIMDYHRLALFLGPQAYGEPEERSASSVKQEFRPRHHPLAHTAYTADGHSYPCLSCFYVHIPHQGASLTPISTSPIPYPAPTMPPLKLCPSGVPSPHPSGIPHPAFCGSVASPCFGEACGVGGYAYRAVQPLASRRCSYSSSCSGCAHKIKTEDCSSLGEHSPTIPVSPAPPLSGCPVPSVPPAAQSVPHLQTLLSDPSQPQVQLRVARECPQSAKAPSGSRSGVRSSASCPHVADSQLAPSRAGSAGKQQRVTRRRATNGWLPVGTPTEKEVFIVGEHLTALRRCYEGVQRDGEVIRVRDTVLLRSGPRKKSLPYVAKISALWEHPETGEMMMSLFWYYRPEHTQGGRNPSMHCENEIFASRHQDENSVACIEDKCYVLTLAQYCRFCALVKRRGEGLPESAPMVPPSPEYAIPAHRRVPADIDPDLVFLCRHVYDFRYGRILKNLQ, from the exons ATGACCCACGCGAGGCAAAAAGATTCCCTGAGCCAGTACCAGAGCGAAGCCCGGGACCAGGTGGGGGGTGGGCCGCATGGTGAGACAATGGGCGGAGCCTggccagagtgccctgtgcgaGGCAGCAGGACCAAGCAGGGTGTGGCCAAGAGAGGCGGGGCTAAGGACGTCAAGGATCAGAGTGTAGACAAAGACAGGAAACTGTACCCGCTCAGGGGCAGGATGGGTATGCCCGAGGTGGGCACCCGGAACTGCCACGTGCTGCTCACCCGCCTGGAATCTGGAGGTACGGTGCAGAGCGACGAGGAGCAGGAGGTGGGTCACATGACTCCGCCAGGCAGCGTGGAGGAGCGGGGGTGCCGGCCCGGCCAGCGGAGGATGGGGCATCAGGGCTGTGGCAAAAGCTCGGGACGAGCCCCGGCACCGGAGTCCAAAGCCAAGGCGGAGGAATCGGACCACAGCCCCCCGCCTCCCGAGCCCCGAAAGCGCAGGGTGGCCTCGCTGAATGCAGAGGCGGTCAACAGTCTGCTCCTGGAGGATCCACAGCAGGCTGCCCGCAACGCcaaaaagcagcagcagcagcagcagggccAGCGGCACAGCGGGGAAAGCGGGGCCCCCTCCGAGCCGGCGAGGGATGAGGGGGCCCCCCGCAAGGGCCAGGACGGCCACAGGGGCCCCCAGAAAGCTGAGCGTAGTGGAAGCCCCAAGCCGGCCAAGAAGGCCAGAGTGGACGGTGACGGTCTGGCGGGGCTCAGCCTGGACGAGCCGGCCCCCAGGCGTCTGGCGGGGCTCAACGCCGCTGCCctgctgaagctgaccagcaccTCTGCGGGCGGCAAGCGGAGGCTAAAGGCTGACTGCAGGGAGGCATGCAGGGGCACCCGGGGCAAGCCGCTCCACCCTAAATCGCGCAAGCAGCGGCCCCGGCCGCATGTGCACCCGCAGCCGGCGCTGCCAGGGGGAGGATGTGCGCTGTGCAGCCGTGAGGTCCTACAGCCTGAGGCGGAGTGGGCGGGGACCACAGTGGCTGGCGGCTTCCCCAAACCGGGCTACCAGTGCCGGACGGTGCTCGGCTACCCCATGAAGGCCGTCAAAGAGGAGCAGACGGAGACGGAGGTGATCCCCTACTACTGTTGCACCCAAGAGAagatcatggactaccacagacTGGCTCTGTTCCTGGGCCCGCAGGCCTACGGCGAACCTGAGGAGCGCTCCGCCTCTTCCGTCAAGCAGGAGTTCCGCCCCCGGCACCACCCCCTGGCGCACACGGCGTACACGGCCGACGGCCATTCCTACCCCTGCCTCTCCTGCTTCTACGTCCACATCCCTCATCAGGGGGCCTCACTGACCCCCATTAGCACTAGCCCCATCCCATACCCCGCCCCAACAATGCCACCCCTCAAGCTGTGCCCCAGCGGGGtgcccagcccccacccctcaggAATCCCCCACCCAGCCTTCTGCGGCTCCGTCGCATCGCCCTGCTTCGGTGAGGCCTGCGGGGTCGGCGGCTACGCCTACAGGGCAGTTCAGCCTCTTGCCAGTAGGAGGTGCTCCTACAGCTCTAGTTGCTCAGGGTGCGCCCACAAAATTAAAACAG AGGACTGCTCTTCCCTGGGGGAGCACAGCCCCACCATCCCCGTGTCGCCGGCCCCGCCCCTCTCCGGCTGCCCCGTTCCCAGCGTGCCTCCGGCCGCCCAGTCGGTTCCGCACCTGCAGACTCTGCTGTCGGACCCCAGCCAGCCGCAGGTGCAGCTCCGGGTGGCTCGGGAATGTCCTCAGAGCGCCAAGGCCCCCAGCGGCTCCCGGTCCGGCGTCCGCAGCTCTGCCAGCTGCCCCCACGTCGCCGACAGCCAGCTGGCCCCGAGCCGCGCCGGCAGCGCCGGCAAGCAGCAGAGGGTGACCAGACGCCGGGCCACAAACGGCTGGCTGCCGGTGGGGACGCCCACTGAAAAGGAGGTCTTCATCGTG GGGGAGCACCTGACAGCCCTCCGACGCTGTTACGAGGGTGTCCAGCGGGACGGAGAGGTGATCCGGGTCCGAGACACCGTGCTGCTGCGCTCCGGGCCCAGGAAGAAATCCCTGCCCTACGTTGCCAAGATCTCCGCCCTCTGGGAGCACCCCGAGACTG GAGAAATGATGATGAGTCTGTTCTGGTATTACCGGCCTGAACACACGCAGGGCGGGCggaatcccagcatgcactgtgAG aaTGAGATTTTTGCCTCCCGGCATCAGGATGAAAACAGCGTGGCCTGCATTGAAGACAAGTGCTACGTTCTGACGTTAGCGCAGTACTGTAG atTTTGTGCCTTGGTGAAGCGCCGTGGGGAGGGTCTCCCCGAGAGTGCCCCCATGGTGCCGCCCTCGCCCGAGTACGCCATCCCTGCCCACCGCCGCGTGCCCGCCGACATCGACCCCGACCTGGTGTTCCTCTGCCGCCACGTCTACGACTTTCGCTACGGCCGCATCCTGAAGAACCTGCAGTAG